The following are encoded in a window of Mangifera indica cultivar Alphonso unplaced genomic scaffold, CATAS_Mindica_2.1 Un_0046, whole genome shotgun sequence genomic DNA:
- the LOC123206725 gene encoding probable BOI-related E3 ubiquitin-protein ligase 2, whose amino-acid sequence MWHVKEQRNHFLRPQMALHSQHPQIAFRSNNQWEEHQNTMPAGFFEPDVHLHSYFCDQNLQLDAFIQLQNQKLQEAVEESRKIQFRSLVRIMEQEVQRKLEVTETELQKAKRVNADLEEKIKQMSEENQMWFNMAKNNEATVFSLRQSLAQLLLYNNHNKPANINNTIEGFGETADEDDDAASPLIQPAKSKEYWEEKNKKTIKSFCKGCGGGRVSILVLPCRHLCLCKDCELRLHCCPICNSFKNASLEVFFS is encoded by the exons ATGTGGCATGTGAAAGAGCAGAGAAATCACTTTCTAAGACCACAAATGGCCTTGCACTCTCAACATCCTCAAATTGCCTTCAG GAGCAATAATCAGTGGGAGGAGCATCAGAACACCATGCCTGCAGGCTTCTTTGAGCCTGATGTTCATCTTCATTCTTATTTCTGTGACCAAAATCTTCAGCTTGATGCGTTTATTCAACTTCAG AATCAGAAGCTCCAAGAAGCCGTGGAGGAGAGCCGAAAGATACAATTTAGGTCGCTGGTGAGGATAATGGAGCAAGAAGTACAGCGAAAACTTGAAGTAACAGAAACAGAATTGCAGAAGGCGAAGAGGGTGAATGCGGATTTAGAAGAGAAGATTAAACAAATGAGTGAAGAAAATCAAATGTGGTTCAACATGGCCAAGAACAATGAAGCCACAGTTTTCAGTTTAAGGCAGAGCCTTGCGCAGCTTCTTCTGTATAACAATCATAATAAACCAGCCAATATTAACAATACAATTGAAGGATTTGGAGAGACAgcagatgaagatgatgatgccGCGTCTCCATTGATACAACCTGCAAAAAGCAAAGAATATTGggaagaaaagaacaaaaaaacaataaaatctttttGCAAGGGCTGCGGAGGAGGTCGAGTATCGATTCTAGTATTGCCTTGCCGCCATCTCTGCCTCTGCAAAGACTGTGAATTGCGACTTCATTGTTGTCCTATTTGCAATTCTTTCAAGAATGCTTCCTtggaagtttttttttcttga